The proteins below come from a single Vicinamibacterales bacterium genomic window:
- a CDS encoding GxxExxY protein yields the protein MSTSPVAPDIELLGRRVIGCALTVHRALGPGFLERIYRQAMMLELEACGIGFQCEQPAVVVYRGQPLSGQRIDLVVEGLIIVELKAVSAIEPIHVAQVLSYLKTTGLRLGLLINFHETLLKNGIRRLVL from the coding sequence CTCCAGACATCGAGCTTCTCGGCCGGCGCGTCATCGGATGCGCGCTCACCGTGCACCGCGCGCTGGGCCCCGGGTTCCTGGAGCGGATCTACCGGCAGGCGATGATGCTCGAGCTGGAGGCCTGCGGCATCGGCTTTCAGTGCGAGCAGCCGGCGGTCGTCGTCTACCGGGGGCAGCCGCTGTCGGGACAGCGGATTGACCTCGTGGTCGAAGGGCTGATTATCGTCGAGTTGAAGGCCGTGAGCGCCATCGAACCCATCCACGTGGCGCAGGTGTTGTCGTATTTGAAGACGACAGGGCTGCGGTTGGGGTTGCTGATCAACTTCCACGAGACGCTGTTGAAGAACGGGATCCGCCGTCTCGTGCTGTGA
- a CDS encoding MBL fold metallo-hydrolase has protein sequence MPSGRLTVLGSGTSHGVPVIGCHCETCTSTDPRDQRWRPSVFVELPGGCTVLVDTSPDLRAQALRFGIAHIDAILFTHPHADHLLGLDEIRRYNAIQGHAIPCYGDADTIKEVRRVFAYSFAPRQLGGGVPRLKLFALGGPFSIGGDEVVPIPVMHGTLPIYGYRFGAFAYVTDCSQIPESSWPLLEGVRLLVIDALRYVPHPTHFTVDQALEAIARLRPERAVLTHIAHDLRHAAAAGRLPAGVELAYDGLVLDFPA, from the coding sequence ATGCCCAGCGGCCGACTCACCGTTCTTGGATCGGGGACGTCGCACGGAGTGCCCGTCATCGGCTGCCACTGCGAGACGTGCACCTCGACGGATCCGCGCGACCAGCGGTGGCGGCCGTCGGTGTTCGTGGAGTTGCCCGGCGGGTGCACGGTGCTCGTCGACACGTCGCCAGATCTTCGCGCCCAGGCGCTCCGATTCGGCATTGCGCACATCGACGCGATCCTGTTCACGCACCCGCACGCGGATCACCTGCTCGGTCTCGACGAGATCCGTCGCTACAACGCGATCCAGGGACACGCGATTCCGTGCTACGGCGACGCCGACACCATCAAGGAGGTGCGGCGCGTGTTCGCCTACTCCTTCGCGCCGCGCCAGTTGGGCGGGGGCGTGCCTCGCCTGAAGCTGTTCGCCCTCGGCGGACCGTTCTCGATCGGCGGAGACGAAGTCGTGCCGATCCCGGTGATGCATGGGACGCTTCCGATCTACGGCTATCGCTTCGGAGCGTTTGCATACGTGACGGACTGCAGCCAGATCCCCGAGTCGTCGTGGCCGCTGCTCGAGGGCGTCCGGCTGCTCGTGATCGACGCGCTTCGATATGTGCCGCACCCGACGCATTTCACCGTCGATCAGGCGCTCGAGGCGATCGCACGGCTGCGGCCCGAACGCGCAGTGTTGACGCACATTGCTCACGATCTGCGCCACGCCGCCGCCGCTGGCCGGCTGCCGGCGGGCGTCGAGCTGGCATATGATGGGTTGGTACTCGATTTCCCGGCTTGA
- the mazG gene encoding nucleoside triphosphate pyrophosphohydrolase produces the protein MADPAGAAFTRLVDIVARLRAPGGCPWDREQTLETLRPFVLEETYEVLEAIDGGNRPALREEIGDLIFEGVLLAQVCSEAGDFTVADSLTSIADKLLRRHPHVFGDAAKAKTADEVLGRWEAVKAEERAASPAGDTPKSILGGVPKALPALARAFEMGTRAAAVGFDWERATDVLAKIEEEVAELRQAVEGGGSRARVEEEMGDLLFAIANLSRKLGIEPEAALRTADDKFARRFTAMEHRFAARGEQLQGRDLDTLEREWQAVKTTENEDHPD, from the coding sequence ATGGCCGACCCTGCTGGCGCCGCCTTCACCCGTCTTGTGGACATCGTCGCCCGCCTGCGCGCCCCGGGCGGCTGTCCGTGGGACCGCGAGCAGACGCTCGAGACGCTCCGCCCGTTCGTACTCGAGGAAACGTACGAGGTCCTGGAGGCGATTGACGGAGGCAACAGGCCGGCACTGCGCGAGGAGATTGGCGACCTCATCTTCGAGGGCGTGCTGCTCGCGCAGGTGTGTTCGGAGGCCGGCGACTTCACCGTGGCCGACTCGCTGACGTCGATTGCCGACAAGCTGCTGCGCCGACATCCCCACGTCTTCGGTGATGCGGCCAAGGCGAAGACCGCGGACGAAGTGCTCGGCCGATGGGAGGCCGTCAAGGCCGAGGAGCGGGCGGCGTCGCCGGCGGGCGACACGCCGAAATCGATCCTTGGCGGCGTGCCGAAGGCGCTTCCGGCACTCGCCCGCGCCTTCGAGATGGGCACCCGCGCGGCGGCCGTCGGGTTCGACTGGGAACGGGCGACCGACGTGCTCGCGAAGATCGAAGAGGAAGTGGCTGAACTGCGTCAGGCCGTGGAGGGCGGCGGCAGCCGCGCCCGGGTCGAGGAGGAGATGGGCGACTTGCTGTTCGCGATCGCCAACCTGTCGCGAAAGCTGGGCATCGAGCCCGAAGCCGCCCTGCGCACGGCGGACGACAAGTTCGCGCGCCGGTTCACCGCAATGGAACACCGCTTCGCCGCCAGGGGCGAACAACTCCAGGGCCGCGACCTCGACACGCTCGAACGCGAGTGGCAAGCCGTCAAGACCACCGAGAACGAAGACCACCCCGACTGA
- a CDS encoding DUF1844 domain-containing protein, producing the protein MPEQPTITFSLFVLSLSASAEIHLGILPPPGADKPAPPNLKEAAHLIELLAMLQEKTANNLEESEEQLLDAVLYDLRMRYVELTGAGTTAEKD; encoded by the coding sequence ATGCCGGAACAGCCGACGATTACGTTCAGCCTCTTCGTGCTCTCCCTCTCAGCGAGCGCCGAGATCCACCTGGGGATATTGCCCCCGCCCGGCGCCGACAAACCGGCTCCGCCGAATCTGAAGGAGGCCGCGCACCTCATCGAGTTGCTGGCGATGCTTCAGGAGAAGACCGCCAACAACCTCGAGGAGTCGGAAGAGCAACTGCTCGACGCCGTGCTCTACGACCTCCGGATGCGCTACGTCGAGTTGACGGGCGCAGGGACGACGGCCGAGAAGGACTGA